A region from the Variovorax sp. RKNM96 genome encodes:
- a CDS encoding family 2A encapsulin nanocompartment cargo protein cysteine desulfurase, which produces MSTPTTPGEAPFDPAILARMASAMFSALPGTPPTSLPGVASGLVPGAQFPANIAPPGSPLVSPAGFGPSVPGTPIPQGQIPGANVLPASPTQLPSLANRAPALLPHAVAGNGVPDTVFSVAPAFEPRSGGTVLGVPQQVGAPVAPQAGASSPFYFLNNSYGHPTAGAGDGFAIHDPFAGLAAPTAQPALPPSPPSAPAGRDAQFYFVDAVRLPNGFVTPAKPDPRGPDAVPLAGSGQHPPFDVNAVRRDFPILQERVNGKQLVWFDNAATTHKPQSVIDRIAYFYEHENSNIHRAAHELAARATDAYEGARERVRKFINAPEVEEVIFVRGTTEAINLVAKSWGGQHVGEGDEIIVSNLEHHANIVPWQQLAAAKGAKLRVIPVDDSGQVLLDEYRKLLNDRTKIVAVTQVSNALGTVVPVKEIVELAHRAGAKALVDGAQSVSHMRVDVQDIGADFFVFSGHKVFGPTGIGVVWGKREVLEDMPPWQGGGNMIADVTFEKTVFQPIPNKFEAGTGNIADAVGLGAAIDYVNKVGIENIARYEHDLLVYGMQKLGAIPGVRLIGTAADKASVMSFVLDGYTTEEVGHALNDEGIAVRTGHHCAQPILRRFGVETTVRPSLAFYNTFDEVDRLVAVVRRLAGQRRAG; this is translated from the coding sequence GTGAGTACACCCACGACTCCGGGCGAGGCGCCGTTCGATCCGGCCATCCTCGCGCGCATGGCGAGCGCCATGTTCTCCGCGCTGCCAGGCACGCCGCCGACCTCGCTGCCCGGCGTGGCGAGCGGGCTGGTGCCGGGCGCACAGTTTCCCGCCAACATTGCACCGCCGGGCTCGCCGCTCGTGAGCCCCGCCGGCTTCGGGCCCAGCGTGCCGGGCACGCCGATTCCGCAGGGGCAGATTCCGGGCGCCAACGTGCTGCCCGCATCGCCGACCCAACTGCCTTCGCTCGCGAACCGCGCGCCGGCCTTGCTGCCGCATGCGGTGGCGGGCAACGGCGTGCCGGACACTGTGTTCTCGGTCGCGCCGGCCTTCGAGCCGCGGTCGGGCGGCACGGTGCTGGGCGTGCCTCAGCAGGTCGGTGCACCCGTGGCGCCGCAAGCGGGTGCGTCGTCGCCGTTCTACTTCCTGAACAACAGCTACGGGCATCCGACGGCAGGTGCCGGCGATGGCTTCGCGATTCACGATCCGTTCGCAGGTCTTGCGGCGCCGACCGCTCAACCCGCGTTGCCACCGAGCCCGCCCTCGGCGCCGGCGGGTCGCGATGCGCAGTTCTACTTCGTCGATGCGGTGCGACTGCCCAACGGCTTCGTCACGCCGGCCAAGCCGGACCCGCGCGGCCCCGACGCGGTACCGCTCGCCGGCAGCGGCCAGCATCCGCCGTTCGACGTCAACGCCGTGCGCCGCGATTTCCCCATCCTGCAGGAGCGCGTCAACGGCAAGCAACTCGTGTGGTTCGACAACGCAGCCACCACGCACAAGCCGCAGTCGGTCATCGATCGCATCGCGTACTTCTACGAACACGAGAACTCGAACATCCATCGCGCGGCGCATGAGCTCGCAGCGCGTGCGACCGATGCGTACGAAGGCGCCCGCGAGCGCGTTCGCAAATTCATCAACGCACCCGAAGTCGAAGAAGTGATCTTCGTGCGCGGCACCACCGAGGCGATCAACCTCGTGGCCAAGAGCTGGGGCGGGCAGCACGTGGGCGAGGGCGACGAGATCATCGTCTCGAACCTCGAACACCACGCCAACATCGTGCCGTGGCAGCAGCTCGCCGCCGCCAAGGGTGCGAAGCTGCGCGTGATCCCGGTGGACGACTCGGGCCAGGTGCTGCTCGACGAATACCGCAAGCTCTTGAACGACCGCACGAAGATCGTTGCCGTCACGCAGGTCTCCAACGCGCTGGGCACCGTGGTGCCGGTGAAGGAGATCGTCGAGCTTGCGCACCGTGCCGGCGCCAAGGCGCTGGTCGACGGCGCGCAGTCGGTCTCGCACATGCGCGTGGACGTGCAGGACATCGGTGCCGATTTCTTCGTGTTCTCCGGCCACAAGGTGTTCGGCCCGACCGGCATCGGCGTGGTCTGGGGCAAGCGCGAAGTGCTCGAGGACATGCCGCCGTGGCAGGGCGGCGGCAACATGATTGCCGACGTGACCTTCGAGAAGACCGTGTTCCAGCCGATCCCGAACAAGTTCGAGGCCGGCACCGGCAACATCGCCGATGCGGTGGGATTGGGTGCTGCGATCGACTACGTCAACAAGGTCGGCATTGAGAACATCGCGCGCTATGAGCACGACCTGCTCGTGTACGGCATGCAGAAGCTCGGTGCGATCCCGGGCGTGCGGCTGATCGGCACGGCGGCCGACAAGGCCAGCGTGATGTCCTTCGTGCTCGACGGCTACACCACCGAAGAGGTGGGGCATGCGTTGAACGACGAAGGCATCGCGGTGCGCACGGGCCATCACTGCGCACAGCCGATCCTTCGGCGCTTCGGTGTCGAGACGACGGTGCGGCCTTCGCTCGCGTTCTACAACACCTTCGACGAGGTGGATCGCCTGGTGGCTGTGGTGCGGCGCCTCGCGGGACAGCGACGCGCAGGCTGA
- a CDS encoding family 2A encapsulin nanocompartment shell protein, whose amino-acid sequence MSATVGGTTALGDNAARQLANATKTVPQLETISPRWLTHLLQWVPVEAGIYRVNKVKNPESIKVTCTSREEENQLPRTFVDYEENPREHYLNAVSTVLDVHTRISDLYSSPHDQIKEQLRLTIETIKENQESELINNPDYGLLAQVSEEQRIFPLTGAPTPDDLDELLTKVWKEPAFFLTHPLAIAAFGREATRRGTPPPTVSLFGSQFITWRGIPLIPSNKVPVADGKSKILLLRVGDKRQGVVGLFQPGLSGEQSPGLSVRFMGINNHAIASYLISLYCSLAVLTTDALAVLDDVEIGKYHDYPDTYK is encoded by the coding sequence ATGAGCGCAACAGTCGGTGGTACCACCGCCCTTGGCGACAACGCCGCACGCCAGCTAGCCAATGCCACCAAGACAGTCCCTCAACTCGAGACCATCAGCCCGCGCTGGCTGACGCACCTGCTGCAATGGGTGCCGGTGGAAGCGGGCATCTACCGCGTCAACAAGGTCAAGAACCCCGAGTCGATCAAGGTCACCTGCACCTCGCGCGAAGAAGAAAACCAGCTGCCGCGCACCTTCGTCGACTACGAAGAAAACCCGCGCGAGCACTACCTCAATGCCGTGAGCACCGTGCTCGACGTGCACACCCGCATCTCCGACCTGTACAGCAGCCCGCACGACCAGATCAAGGAGCAGCTGCGCCTGACGATCGAGACGATCAAGGAGAACCAGGAGAGCGAGCTCATCAACAACCCCGACTACGGCCTGCTGGCCCAGGTGAGCGAAGAACAACGCATCTTCCCGCTGACCGGCGCGCCCACGCCCGACGACCTGGACGAGCTGCTGACCAAGGTGTGGAAAGAGCCCGCGTTCTTCCTCACGCACCCGCTCGCCATTGCCGCCTTCGGCCGCGAGGCCACGCGCCGCGGCACGCCGCCACCGACCGTGAGCCTGTTCGGTTCGCAGTTCATCACCTGGCGCGGCATTCCGCTGATTCCGTCGAACAAGGTGCCGGTGGCCGATGGCAAGAGCAAGATCCTGCTGCTGCGCGTGGGCGACAAGCGCCAGGGCGTGGTGGGCCTGTTCCAGCCGGGCCTCTCGGGCGAGCAGAGCCCGGGGCTGTCGGTGCGCTTCATGGGCATCAACAACCATGCGATCGCGTCGTACCTGATCTCGCTGTATTGCTCGCTCGCGGTGCTGACCACCGACGCGCTGGCGGTGCTCGACGACGTCGAGATCGGCAAGTACCACGACTATCCCGACACCTACAAGTAA
- a CDS encoding helix-turn-helix transcriptional regulator, which yields MKAFVEDFGVTVRQLREANGWSQEQLAERSDLNRSYVGEVERGRVIPSIVTAQKLATALGINIVNLLARCEQLEQSRLARRINLAAIAC from the coding sequence ATGAAAGCCTTTGTCGAAGATTTCGGCGTCACCGTGCGCCAGTTGCGCGAAGCGAACGGCTGGTCGCAGGAGCAGCTCGCCGAGCGCTCGGACCTCAATCGCTCGTACGTGGGGGAGGTCGAGCGCGGCCGCGTGATTCCGTCGATCGTCACCGCGCAGAAGCTCGCGACGGCACTGGGCATCAACATCGTGAACCTACTCGCGCGTTGCGAGCAACTCGAACAATCGCGCCTTGCAAGGCGGATCAACTTGGCGGCTATAGCCTGTTGA
- the epsC gene encoding serine O-acetyltransferase EpsC: MAHFEVSDIVRALHGVRDEWRDSQRRSREPGAREFPSRDALTQIVESLKGALFPMRLGPPDLRHESEDFYVGHTLDAALQALLLQARLELNFNARLQPRPASEIDDLATEAVRQFANALPELRRLLDSDVLAAYQGDPAARSVDEVLLCYPGVLAMIHHRLAHELYKLGLPLLARIVAELAHGQTGIDIHPGAQIDAGFFIDHGTGVVIGETAVIGKRVRLYQAVTLGAKRFPTDTEGNLQKGLPRHPVVEDDVVIYAGATILGRVTLGKGAVIGGNVWITDDVKPGASVTQASLQNAPKASAP; encoded by the coding sequence ATGGCCCATTTCGAGGTAAGCGACATCGTGCGCGCGCTGCATGGCGTGCGCGACGAGTGGCGCGATTCACAGCGGCGCTCGCGAGAGCCCGGCGCGCGCGAGTTTCCATCGCGCGATGCGCTCACGCAGATCGTCGAATCGCTCAAGGGTGCGCTCTTTCCGATGCGGCTCGGCCCGCCGGACCTGCGTCACGAGAGCGAAGACTTCTACGTCGGCCACACGCTCGACGCGGCCTTGCAGGCGCTGCTGCTGCAGGCGCGTCTGGAACTCAATTTCAATGCGCGTCTCCAGCCGCGCCCAGCGAGCGAGATCGACGACCTCGCCACCGAGGCCGTGCGCCAGTTCGCGAACGCGCTGCCCGAGCTGCGCCGCCTGCTCGACAGCGACGTGCTCGCCGCCTACCAGGGCGATCCGGCCGCGCGCAGCGTCGACGAGGTGCTGCTGTGCTACCCCGGCGTGCTCGCGATGATCCATCACCGCCTTGCGCACGAGCTGTACAAGCTCGGGCTGCCGCTGCTCGCGCGCATCGTCGCGGAGTTGGCGCACGGGCAGACCGGCATCGACATCCACCCCGGCGCACAGATCGACGCGGGCTTCTTCATCGACCACGGCACGGGCGTCGTGATCGGCGAGACGGCCGTCATCGGCAAGCGCGTGCGGCTCTACCAGGCCGTGACGCTCGGGGCCAAGCGCTTTCCGACCGACACCGAGGGCAACCTGCAGAAGGGCTTGCCGCGGCATCCGGTGGTGGAGGACGACGTGGTCATCTATGCGGGCGCAACCATCCTCGGGCGCGTGACGCTAGGGAAGGGCGCCGTCATCGGCGGCAACGTCTGGATCACCGACGACGTGAAGCCGGGCGCGAGCGTGACCCAGGCCAGTTTGCAGAATGCACCGAAAGCGAGCGCACCATGA
- a CDS encoding rhodanese-like domain-containing protein: MSVEVEEELVLPEALEQARAKAAENNWPYAGGVTPTVAWDLVQKGQAVLVDVRSGEERKFVGHVPESLHVAWATGTALTRNPRFVRELEAKLAKEGGKDAVALLLCRSGKRSALAAEAAAKAGFTQVFNVLEGFEGEIDAQQHRGGADGWRFHKLPWVQD; the protein is encoded by the coding sequence ATGTCAGTGGAAGTTGAAGAAGAACTCGTCTTGCCCGAAGCACTGGAACAGGCGCGCGCCAAGGCCGCCGAAAACAACTGGCCTTATGCCGGCGGCGTGACGCCGACGGTGGCCTGGGATCTGGTGCAGAAGGGCCAGGCGGTGCTGGTCGACGTGCGCTCGGGCGAGGAACGCAAGTTCGTCGGCCATGTGCCCGAGAGCCTGCACGTGGCCTGGGCCACCGGCACCGCGCTCACGCGCAATCCCCGTTTCGTGCGCGAGCTCGAAGCCAAGCTCGCGAAAGAGGGCGGCAAGGACGCCGTGGCGCTGCTGCTGTGCCGCAGCGGCAAGCGCTCCGCGCTGGCTGCCGAAGCGGCCGCGAAAGCCGGTTTCACTCAGGTCTTCAACGTGCTCGAAGGCTTCGAGGGCGAGATCGATGCACAGCAGCACCGCGGTGGTGCAGACGGCTGGCGCTTCCACAAGCTGCCCTGGGTGCAGGACTGA
- a CDS encoding TauD/TfdA family dioxygenase, with protein sequence MSAVLSSPAVAQDNELDIVRQAGHIGAEVRGVRLSGELQPEVFRSIKAALLKHKVLFFRGQQHLDDAQQQAFGRLWGELVPHPTVPSKDGTKLLELDSRHGGRANSWHTDVTFEVAYPQVSILRAVVIPPYGGDTVWANTVAAYESLSDDLKALADRLRAVHGNDYDYAASRQPADLADEGVKRYKEVFTRRLLEAEHPVVRVHPETGECSLVLGHFVKRLAGHSTYDSQHLLSVLQSHVHRLENTVRWRWTQGDVAIWDNRATQHYAINDYGDQHRVVRRVTIAGDVPYGVDGGKSVDLTAPAVRAAEAAAVV encoded by the coding sequence ATGAGCGCTGTTCTTTCTTCCCCCGCCGTTGCACAAGACAACGAACTCGACATCGTCCGGCAGGCCGGCCACATCGGCGCCGAAGTGCGCGGCGTGCGGCTCTCGGGCGAATTGCAGCCGGAGGTGTTCCGGTCGATCAAGGCGGCGCTGCTCAAGCACAAGGTGCTGTTCTTCCGCGGACAGCAGCACCTGGACGACGCGCAGCAGCAGGCCTTCGGCCGTCTCTGGGGCGAGCTGGTGCCGCATCCGACCGTTCCCTCGAAGGACGGCACGAAGCTGCTGGAACTCGATTCGCGCCACGGCGGCCGCGCCAACTCGTGGCACACCGACGTGACCTTCGAGGTGGCGTATCCGCAGGTGTCGATCCTGCGTGCGGTCGTGATTCCGCCCTATGGCGGCGACACCGTCTGGGCCAACACCGTGGCCGCCTACGAGAGCCTGTCGGACGACCTGAAGGCGCTGGCCGATCGCCTCCGCGCGGTGCATGGCAACGACTACGACTACGCCGCCTCGCGTCAGCCCGCCGACCTGGCCGACGAGGGCGTCAAGCGCTACAAGGAGGTGTTCACCCGCCGCCTGCTCGAAGCCGAGCACCCGGTGGTGCGGGTGCATCCCGAGACCGGCGAGTGCAGCCTCGTGCTGGGCCACTTCGTCAAGCGACTGGCCGGCCATTCGACGTATGACTCCCAGCACCTGCTGAGCGTGCTGCAGAGCCATGTGCACCGCCTGGAGAACACGGTGCGCTGGCGCTGGACGCAGGGCGATGTGGCGATCTGGGACAACCGGGCCACGCAGCACTACGCGATCAACGACTACGGCGACCAGCACCGGGTGGTGCGCCGGGTCACGATCGCGGGCGATGTGCCGTATGGCGTGGATGGCGGGAAGAGCGTGGACCTCACCGCGCCGGCCGTGCGGGCGGCGGAGGCGGCTGCCGTCGTTTGA